From Psychrobacillus sp. FSL K6-2836, a single genomic window includes:
- the pepF gene encoding oligoendopeptidase F, giving the protein MVNQMPRRDQVQVEETWNLYDLFESENDFEDALKEIESGALEFSSRFHGTIRNAIDVVNALIEYTKLYEKIVPAGAFASLSLSTDQTNTDAQMRASRFGSLSAKVSSQLSFLNSELVELPDSIIEEAIKKSPSHQLYLDKLLKKKKYQLHPEVEKTLAAYSASFGAPYKLYDTTKMLDISFENFEVNGREYPLSYVSFENDWEAETDPEIRRAAFVAFSKKLKEYQHTTAKTYDMHLQMEKTSSDLRGYDSIYDYLLFNQEVDRSLYNRQIDLITKELAPHMRKYAKLLQKEHGLDKMTFADLKISLDPTYEPTISVEESKKYIDDALSVMGEEYIEMVNRAYEERWIDFPQNVGKSTGAFCSSPYGSHPYILISWSSRMNEVFVLAHELGHAGHFYYANKEQNIFNARPSLYFIEAPSTMNEMLVANHLLKSSDDPKFKRWVISSIVARTYYHNFVTHLLEAAYQRKVYDRIDQGLNVNAQILNEYKRSVLEEFWGDTVEITDGAELTWMRQPHYYMGLYPYTYSAGLTISTQVSKRILNEGQTAVDEWTEVLKAGGTKSPVDLAQMAGVDITTDEPLKDTIAYIGSLIDELESLTEEINQNL; this is encoded by the coding sequence ATGGTAAACCAAATGCCAAGACGTGATCAAGTACAAGTAGAAGAAACGTGGAATTTATACGATTTATTTGAATCTGAAAACGATTTTGAAGATGCGTTAAAAGAGATAGAAAGCGGAGCATTGGAGTTTAGTAGTCGCTTCCATGGCACAATCCGAAATGCTATCGATGTAGTTAATGCCCTTATAGAATATACGAAATTATACGAGAAAATAGTACCAGCAGGAGCATTTGCTAGTCTTTCCTTAAGTACTGATCAAACTAATACGGACGCTCAGATGAGGGCAAGTAGATTTGGTTCACTATCCGCAAAGGTAAGCAGTCAATTATCTTTTTTAAATAGTGAGTTAGTAGAACTCCCAGATAGTATAATTGAAGAAGCTATCAAAAAATCTCCATCCCACCAACTTTACTTAGACAAGTTACTTAAAAAGAAAAAATACCAACTTCATCCTGAAGTAGAAAAAACACTTGCTGCCTACTCTGCTTCTTTTGGAGCACCATACAAATTGTATGATACAACTAAAATGCTTGATATTTCGTTTGAAAATTTTGAGGTAAATGGCAGGGAGTATCCCCTTAGTTATGTGTCATTTGAGAATGACTGGGAAGCCGAAACTGATCCAGAAATAAGAAGAGCAGCATTTGTGGCTTTCTCCAAAAAATTAAAAGAATATCAGCATACGACAGCTAAAACGTACGATATGCATTTACAAATGGAAAAAACATCATCAGATTTGCGAGGCTATGATTCTATTTATGATTATTTATTATTCAACCAGGAAGTTGACCGTTCCTTATATAATAGACAAATTGATTTGATCACGAAGGAACTTGCACCCCATATGCGCAAGTACGCAAAATTACTTCAAAAAGAACACGGGCTGGACAAAATGACGTTTGCGGACTTGAAAATTTCTTTAGACCCAACGTATGAGCCCACAATTTCCGTGGAAGAATCCAAAAAATATATTGATGATGCTCTATCAGTTATGGGTGAAGAATATATCGAGATGGTCAATCGGGCATATGAAGAACGGTGGATTGATTTTCCTCAAAACGTTGGAAAATCAACGGGTGCCTTTTGTTCTAGTCCGTACGGAAGTCACCCATATATCCTAATTTCATGGTCTAGTCGGATGAATGAGGTCTTTGTTCTTGCACATGAATTAGGTCATGCCGGTCATTTCTATTATGCAAATAAAGAGCAGAACATTTTTAATGCTCGTCCTTCTCTTTATTTCATCGAAGCTCCATCAACGATGAATGAAATGCTAGTAGCCAATCATCTACTGAAAAGTTCGGATGACCCTAAATTTAAACGTTGGGTTATTTCTTCTATTGTAGCTCGTACGTATTATCATAATTTTGTAACACATCTATTGGAAGCTGCCTATCAACGTAAAGTTTATGACCGAATTGATCAAGGGTTAAATGTAAATGCACAAATCCTAAATGAATATAAACGAAGTGTATTAGAAGAATTCTGGGGAGATACAGTAGAAATTACAGATGGTGCGGAGCTTACTTGGATGCGCCAACCGCATTATTATATGGGATTGTATCCGTACACATATAGCGCTGGGTTAACTATCTCCACTCAAGTATCTAAGCGAATATTGAATGAAGGTCAAACTGCTGTAGATGAATGGACAGAGGTATTGAAAGCAGGGGGCACTAAATCCCCTGTAGATCTAGCTCAAATGGCTGGTGTCGATATTACGACGGATGAACCATTAAAGGATACGATTGCATATATCGGTTCGTTAATAGATGAGTTAGAATCATTAACAGAGGAAATAAATCAAAACCTATAA
- a CDS encoding DHA2 family efflux MFS transporter permease subunit, with product MKETQQKPPYAMIAILFVGAFIAFLNNTLLNVALPTIMTEFAVKASVVQWLTTGYMLINGILIPASAYFVTKFSNRKLFITAMSLFSLGTLLAAIAPEFWVLILARMIQAAGSAMMMPLLMNVMLTAFPIERRGAAMGLFGLVMIMAPAIGPTLSGFIIEHYNWRVLFELILPLAVIVLLFAIFKLKNITPNNDMKLDFLSLGLSTIGFGGLLYGFSTAGDKGWDAPIVYSTIAIGVIALVIFVIRQLKLDEPLLNLRIYKYPMFALASIISIVVSAAMFSGMILTPLYVQTIHGISPLDSGLLMLPGALAMGLMSPVTGKLFDKYGARSLAVIGLTITAIATYMMSNLAADSDYYYIMIVYTIRMFGMSMVMMPIMTNGLNELPMKMNPHGTAVNNTLQQVSGAIGAAIFITIMNARMESKGASLFEEAAKAGNVPTAADALEQFQNQIGLQAMLEGINFSFFIATLVTVVALILSLFVKRVDISKKHTNVE from the coding sequence ATGAAAGAAACGCAACAAAAGCCACCATATGCCATGATTGCTATCCTATTTGTAGGAGCATTCATAGCATTTTTAAATAATACGTTATTAAATGTAGCTTTGCCTACTATCATGACTGAATTTGCAGTTAAAGCTTCTGTTGTTCAATGGTTAACAACTGGTTATATGCTTATAAATGGTATTTTAATACCAGCTAGCGCGTATTTTGTAACTAAGTTCTCAAATAGAAAGCTATTTATTACCGCAATGTCATTATTTTCATTGGGTACATTATTAGCTGCTATAGCACCAGAATTTTGGGTTCTTATCTTAGCTCGTATGATTCAGGCAGCAGGCTCGGCTATGATGATGCCATTACTAATGAATGTTATGTTGACTGCATTCCCTATTGAACGAAGAGGGGCAGCAATGGGGTTATTCGGTTTAGTAATGATTATGGCTCCAGCCATCGGACCAACATTGTCTGGATTCATCATCGAACATTATAATTGGAGAGTATTGTTTGAGTTAATATTGCCATTAGCTGTAATCGTATTATTATTCGCGATATTCAAACTAAAAAATATTACACCAAATAATGATATGAAACTTGATTTTTTATCGCTAGGATTATCGACCATCGGTTTTGGAGGTCTATTATACGGATTTAGTACTGCAGGAGATAAGGGCTGGGATGCTCCGATTGTATATAGTACGATTGCAATAGGAGTCATCGCTCTAGTAATTTTTGTCATTAGACAATTAAAACTAGATGAACCATTGTTAAATCTACGTATTTATAAATATCCTATGTTTGCTTTAGCTTCTATTATTTCTATAGTAGTTTCGGCTGCGATGTTTTCAGGAATGATTTTAACACCTTTATACGTTCAAACTATTCATGGCATTTCACCACTAGATTCAGGTTTATTAATGCTCCCAGGTGCTCTGGCAATGGGGTTAATGTCTCCTGTTACAGGAAAGTTATTTGATAAATATGGTGCTCGTTCTCTAGCAGTTATAGGTTTAACAATAACTGCCATTGCGACATATATGATGAGTAATTTAGCTGCAGATTCAGATTATTATTACATCATGATTGTTTATACGATTCGAATGTTTGGTATGTCGATGGTAATGATGCCTATCATGACAAACGGTTTAAATGAATTACCTATGAAAATGAACCCACATGGGACTGCAGTAAATAACACCTTGCAACAAGTATCAGGTGCTATAGGAGCAGCAATATTCATCACCATTATGAATGCAAGAATGGAATCCAAAGGCGCTAGTTTATTCGAAGAAGCTGCGAAGGCAGGTAATGTGCCTACGGCTGCTGATGCATTAGAACAGTTTCAAAACCAAATTGGTTTGCAAGCAATGTTAGAAGGGATCAACTTCTCGTTCTTTATCGCAACGCTTGTAACAGTCGTAGCGTTAATACTATCCTTATTTGTAAAACGAGTAGATATATCTAAAAAACATACAAATGTAGAATAA
- a CDS encoding TetR/AcrR family transcriptional regulator — protein sequence MKNRKHQVLLIAQKLFIEKGYIATSVQDIINESKISKGTFYNYFSSKDECIIAIIEAAKEETALKRRELLIQQDVADKNILIQQLIARMKVYKERNLIPLFVAIFYSQDSGLRNVVKENHYEEVKWLARRLVDVFGTKLHKFSVDSAILMLGMIQQLQHPWTIKSRTLTSEELIKYIMKRMESFIPDLIESDEILIDTFVFDHFYDEVDITKEHVIQLIETYKETNEKKLKLEEIELIDFIVEELKNSKPRKYLLETVLNSFSNILKDTAHNHEIKEISSNIWRVIDSL from the coding sequence ATGAAAAACAGAAAACATCAGGTGTTACTAATTGCACAAAAGTTATTTATAGAAAAAGGATATATAGCTACCTCGGTTCAAGATATTATAAATGAAAGTAAAATTTCAAAAGGCACTTTTTATAATTATTTTTCTTCAAAAGATGAATGCATAATTGCAATAATTGAAGCTGCCAAAGAAGAAACTGCACTTAAACGTAGAGAGTTGTTAATACAGCAAGACGTAGCCGATAAAAATATATTAATACAGCAATTGATAGCTCGAATGAAAGTATATAAAGAGAGAAACCTTATCCCTCTTTTTGTTGCAATCTTTTACTCCCAGGATTCTGGTCTTAGAAATGTAGTGAAGGAAAACCATTACGAGGAAGTAAAGTGGTTAGCTAGACGTTTAGTTGATGTTTTTGGAACAAAGCTTCATAAATTTTCTGTTGACAGTGCTATTTTGATGCTAGGGATGATTCAACAATTGCAGCATCCATGGACGATAAAGTCAAGGACTCTAACTTCTGAAGAATTAATCAAATATATTATGAAGCGGATGGAATCCTTTATCCCTGATTTAATAGAATCTGATGAGATTCTTATTGATACTTTTGTATTTGATCATTTCTATGATGAAGTCGACATCACAAAAGAGCATGTCATTCAATTGATTGAAACATATAAAGAAACCAATGAGAAGAAATTGAAGTTAGAGGAAATCGAGTTAATTGACTTCATAGTGGAAGAACTAAAAAATAGTAAACCGAGGAAATATTTATTGGAAACTGTTTTAAATAGTTTCTCTAATATTTTAAAAGATACTGCCCATAATCATGAAATAAAAGAAATTTCCTCAAATATATGGCGGGTAATTGACTCTCTTTAA
- a CDS encoding RNA degradosome polyphosphate kinase, whose translation MDSTVEKHPFNNYAYYNNREISWLAFNERVLEEAEDETNPLLERLKFLAIFSSNLDEFFMVRVAGLQDQVRAGFNKPENKAGLTPKVQLNKIASITRKLVSRQMKIYKELIEKQLPEHAISLVKYAELTDSQKKEMQKLFEEAIFPVLTPIAVDAYRPFPILLSKTMNILVMIEDHQDDHVEQNKIAIVQVPSVLKRFIQLSTEDGSFVAVLLEDVIIEHISKLFRGFHVKHANPFRITRNADLTIHEEGARDLLIEIEKELKKRKWGAVSRLEVKISEIKPKLLNYLLDELEITSEDVYKIDGPLDTTFLFSFIKNFEGKYMDLFYEPFIPQPPLDIASDEDIFDKVQKQDLFFHHPYESFQPIIDFIEKAADDPSVLAIKQTLYRVSGNSPVILALKRAAENGKQVTVLVELKARFDEENNVQWAKELEKAGCLVIYGMHNLKTHSKITLVIRRRNNRIEQYVHLGTGNYNDQTARIYTDMGIITANKKIGSDATQFFNFLSGYTDKPNYDNLVVSPYDIRDKFVRLIDEEIEFHQAFHNGHIKLKMNSLTDKDLICKLYEASSVGVKVDLIVRGTCCLLPQIPGVSENITVTSIVGRFLEHSRIYWFHRNGGSRLYLSSADMMTRNMVKRVEILFPVLSPPIKRRVMEILDLELQDTAKARVQDEYGKYHYRKTDNTKVNSQQILLEKSLKHIPEE comes from the coding sequence ATGGACAGCACTGTAGAAAAACACCCTTTTAACAACTATGCTTACTACAATAACAGGGAAATAAGTTGGCTTGCTTTTAATGAGCGAGTACTTGAAGAAGCCGAGGACGAAACGAATCCCTTGTTGGAACGGTTGAAATTTTTAGCTATTTTCAGCTCCAATCTGGATGAGTTTTTTATGGTGCGTGTAGCAGGATTACAGGATCAGGTGAGAGCAGGTTTTAATAAACCGGAAAACAAAGCTGGACTTACACCAAAAGTACAGTTAAATAAAATCGCTTCTATTACAAGGAAATTAGTAAGTAGACAAATGAAAATTTACAAAGAGCTTATTGAGAAACAACTTCCTGAACATGCTATTTCTTTAGTTAAGTATGCCGAATTAACTGATAGCCAAAAGAAGGAAATGCAAAAGCTGTTTGAAGAAGCAATATTTCCTGTTTTAACACCAATTGCTGTGGATGCATATCGTCCATTTCCAATATTATTAAGTAAAACGATGAATATTTTAGTTATGATTGAGGATCATCAGGATGACCATGTTGAACAAAATAAAATCGCTATCGTACAGGTTCCTTCCGTATTAAAGCGTTTTATCCAACTTTCTACGGAGGATGGTTCGTTTGTTGCCGTACTGCTAGAGGATGTCATAATTGAACATATATCCAAGTTGTTTCGTGGTTTTCATGTGAAGCATGCCAACCCTTTCCGAATTACACGCAATGCGGATTTAACAATTCATGAAGAGGGTGCACGAGATTTACTAATAGAAATTGAGAAAGAGTTAAAAAAGCGTAAATGGGGAGCAGTTAGTAGATTAGAAGTAAAGATAAGTGAAATAAAACCAAAGCTACTAAATTATTTACTAGATGAGTTAGAAATAACGTCAGAGGATGTTTATAAAATAGATGGACCTTTAGATACGACGTTTTTATTCTCCTTTATTAAAAATTTTGAAGGAAAATATATGGATCTTTTCTATGAACCTTTCATTCCTCAGCCGCCATTAGATATAGCTAGTGATGAAGACATTTTTGATAAAGTGCAGAAGCAGGATCTATTTTTTCACCATCCCTATGAATCCTTTCAACCGATTATAGATTTTATCGAAAAAGCTGCTGACGATCCATCTGTTTTGGCTATAAAGCAAACACTATACCGGGTAAGTGGTAATTCTCCTGTCATACTTGCGTTGAAGCGCGCAGCCGAAAATGGAAAACAGGTTACAGTTTTAGTAGAATTAAAAGCTCGTTTTGATGAGGAAAATAACGTGCAGTGGGCTAAGGAGTTAGAGAAAGCTGGCTGTCTTGTCATATATGGGATGCATAATTTAAAAACACACTCGAAAATAACATTAGTAATCCGTAGAAGAAATAATAGAATAGAGCAATATGTTCACTTGGGGACTGGCAACTATAACGACCAAACAGCAAGGATATATACAGATATGGGAATCATAACAGCAAATAAAAAAATTGGATCAGATGCGACACAATTTTTTAATTTCCTAAGTGGGTATACAGATAAACCCAATTACGATAATTTAGTCGTTTCACCATATGATATACGAGATAAATTTGTTCGTTTGATAGATGAAGAAATTGAGTTTCATCAAGCATTTCATAACGGACATATTAAACTAAAAATGAATTCTCTTACGGATAAAGATTTAATATGTAAGCTTTATGAAGCCTCTTCAGTTGGAGTAAAAGTTGATCTAATAGTAAGGGGAACATGCTGTTTACTTCCTCAAATTCCTGGAGTTAGTGAAAATATAACTGTAACGAGCATTGTTGGGAGATTTTTGGAGCATTCCAGAATCTATTGGTTTCATCGTAATGGAGGTTCTAGATTATATCTTTCCTCAGCGGATATGATGACTAGAAATATGGTGAAACGAGTAGAAATATTATTTCCAGTTTTATCACCACCTATTAAAAGAAGAGTAATGGAAATTCTTGATTTGGAGTTACAAGACACTGCTAAAGCCCGAGTACAGGATGAATATGGGAAATATCATTATAGGAAAACAGATAATACTAAAGTAAACAGCCAACAAATTTTGTTGGAAAAATCCTTAAAGCATATTCCAGAGGAGTAA
- a CDS encoding Ppx/GppA family phosphatase has translation METNSKQKAIIDIGSNSIRLVVYSYNRSVGLIEHHNFKMVARLSMHIDIKGNLSEEGIHILIDTLLKFKKILNDISVNDVFAAATAAIRQANNRDTILKEAEKQTGIDITLLSAEQEAYYGYLAVIHSTNIQTAVTIDMGGGSTEVTYFENKEIKYSHSFPFGAVSLKKKFIHASSITLEEKENLIAYVREQFHTLTWLLDLQVPIVAIGGSARNLAQVDQQRKDFSLHGIHQYELSALDLKEISCEFATSTLEDLKKVEGLSSDRTDIIVPALETFRVFSEVVKGPAFIYSQKGLREGVIFAQLIEQFPDDFNVNDVTTNAIRHVLGKFNVNENKSLQLYEIFSSIYHTFTEWNYITPLQNDQLLRYAFQLFHIGKEIDQNTFSQHTFYLITNLTIDGVSNEERLKIALLASYKNKDTFRQYVGPYKHIISNGENKQLRDIGALIRFIKGMDVLGRSRIKSVSLTKSDFKIEFIFGVVGNYMLEQYQAEKLKKLIEKIVQLEVKLKFVITEE, from the coding sequence ATGGAAACTAATAGCAAACAAAAAGCAATCATAGATATAGGGTCTAACTCCATACGACTTGTTGTTTATAGTTACAATAGATCAGTTGGCTTAATAGAACATCATAACTTTAAAATGGTCGCTAGATTAAGTATGCATATAGATATAAAAGGGAACTTGAGTGAAGAAGGCATACATATATTAATAGATACTTTATTGAAATTCAAAAAAATATTAAATGATATTTCAGTGAATGATGTATTTGCAGCTGCTACTGCCGCTATTAGACAGGCAAACAATCGTGACACTATTTTAAAAGAGGCTGAAAAACAAACGGGAATTGATATTACATTATTATCTGCAGAGCAGGAAGCATATTATGGGTATCTGGCTGTTATTCACTCCACGAATATTCAAACAGCAGTAACGATAGATATGGGTGGAGGAAGTACGGAAGTTACATACTTTGAAAACAAAGAAATAAAGTACTCACATAGTTTTCCCTTTGGAGCAGTTTCGTTAAAAAAGAAATTTATACATGCTAGTTCCATCACATTGGAAGAAAAAGAAAATCTTATTGCATATGTGCGGGAACAATTTCACACATTAACATGGTTGTTAGACTTGCAAGTACCAATTGTTGCTATTGGCGGAAGTGCACGGAATTTAGCGCAGGTAGATCAGCAACGTAAAGATTTTTCACTACATGGAATACATCAATATGAGCTAAGTGCGTTGGATTTAAAGGAGATTAGCTGTGAATTCGCCACATCAACCCTAGAGGATTTAAAGAAAGTAGAAGGACTTTCCAGTGACCGAACAGATATTATTGTGCCAGCATTAGAAACCTTTCGAGTATTTTCGGAGGTAGTAAAAGGTCCTGCATTTATATATAGCCAAAAGGGATTAAGAGAAGGAGTTATTTTTGCTCAGCTTATAGAACAATTTCCGGATGATTTTAATGTGAACGATGTGACAACGAATGCAATTCGGCATGTATTAGGTAAGTTTAATGTGAATGAAAATAAATCACTACAACTATATGAAATATTTTCATCTATCTATCATACTTTCACAGAATGGAACTATATTACTCCCCTCCAAAACGATCAATTACTACGTTATGCGTTTCAACTCTTTCATATCGGTAAGGAAATTGATCAAAATACTTTCAGTCAACATACGTTTTATCTCATAACAAATTTAACAATTGACGGAGTATCAAATGAAGAGCGACTTAAAATTGCGTTACTAGCTTCTTATAAAAATAAGGATACATTTAGACAATATGTAGGACCGTACAAACATATTATTAGTAATGGGGAAAATAAGCAGCTTAGAGATATCGGTGCATTAATCCGTTTCATAAAAGGGATGGATGTTTTGGGGAGATCTCGTATAAAAAGTGTCTCCTTAACAAAATCTGATTTTAAAATTGAATTTATATTTGGTGTGGTTGGCAATTATATGCTTGAGCAATATCAAGCAGAAAAATTAAAAAAACTTATAGAGAAAATAGTGCAATTGGAAGTGAAGCTGAAGTTTGTAATTACGGAGGAATGA
- a CDS encoding MFS transporter: MLKKFTKEENSWSLYDWGSSAYSIIITTAVLPIFFKESAKAGGVDAADSTAYLGYTIAIFTFILAMIGPILGTIADYRGMKKKFFTFFFVLGVTFTTMLAFVPFDNWLLLLIFYTLAALGATGANVFYDGFIVDVTTNERMHKVSARGYSLGYIGSTIPFLLSIIIILLAGKEIIPISTTNASRAAFVITAAWWVIFSIPMFKNVKQIHFIEKEGNIIKESFKRLGNTFKEIRQYRTVFLFLLAYFFYIDGVGTIISMSTAYGSDLGLDSTSLLIVLFATQVVAAPFALLYGKLATKFSEKKMLYVGIIVYIIVCTYAFFLDTIVDFWILAMLVATSQGGIQALSRSYFGKLVPKENSNEFFGFYNIFGKFASIMGPLLVAVTAQLTGNSAYGVFSLVILFIIGFIILSRVPEPKEAPPVDEIVNT; encoded by the coding sequence ATCTTGAAAAAATTCACGAAAGAAGAGAATAGTTGGTCTCTTTATGATTGGGGCTCTTCCGCCTATTCAATCATCATTACTACAGCTGTTCTCCCAATCTTTTTTAAGGAATCTGCAAAAGCTGGGGGAGTAGATGCAGCAGATTCTACAGCTTATCTCGGATATACGATTGCCATTTTTACTTTTATACTTGCCATGATAGGACCTATTTTAGGAACAATTGCAGACTATCGTGGTATGAAAAAGAAATTTTTTACTTTTTTCTTTGTACTAGGTGTTACCTTTACTACAATGCTAGCATTCGTACCTTTTGATAATTGGCTATTATTATTAATCTTTTATACACTTGCTGCACTTGGTGCAACTGGAGCGAATGTCTTCTATGACGGCTTTATAGTCGATGTAACAACCAATGAACGAATGCACAAGGTATCCGCACGTGGATATAGTCTTGGCTATATAGGTTCAACTATTCCTTTTTTACTTAGTATCATTATTATTTTGTTAGCCGGGAAAGAAATTATTCCAATTTCAACAACTAACGCAAGCCGAGCTGCATTTGTGATAACGGCTGCTTGGTGGGTGATATTCTCCATCCCAATGTTCAAAAATGTGAAACAAATTCACTTTATTGAAAAAGAAGGAAATATAATTAAAGAAAGCTTTAAACGATTAGGAAATACGTTCAAGGAAATACGGCAATACCGAACTGTGTTTCTATTTTTATTAGCTTACTTTTTTTATATTGATGGAGTAGGCACCATTATCTCCATGTCAACAGCTTATGGTTCTGATTTAGGTTTGGATTCTACGAGTTTGCTAATCGTATTATTTGCCACACAAGTTGTAGCAGCTCCATTTGCTCTATTATATGGGAAATTAGCAACTAAATTTTCTGAAAAGAAAATGCTTTATGTTGGAATAATTGTTTATATTATTGTATGTACTTATGCATTTTTCTTAGACACTATAGTAGATTTCTGGATCTTAGCAATGCTTGTGGCAACTTCTCAAGGCGGTATACAAGCGCTTAGTAGATCTTACTTCGGTAAATTAGTTCCAAAAGAAAATTCAAACGAGTTTTTTGGATTTTATAATATCTTCGGTAAATTTGCGTCGATTATGGGACCATTATTAGTAGCTGTTACTGCTCAGTTAACTGGAAACTCTGCGTATGGAGTTTTTAGTCTAGTAATCTTATTCATCATTGGCTTTATCATATTATCGAGAGTTCCGGAACCAAAAGAGGCACCTCCCGTAGATGAAATAGTGAACACTTAA
- a CDS encoding phospholipid phosphatase, whose translation MDTILYFIFAVLYIALLIWGLIGIRKYDLAKWTSVIYLVLLPLIYDNGILATGKWIGEGELLERLNFSRFCLHALFTPLLVLYSIGTLQESGIEWAKKKWLITLGIIYTIGLMVLEFSIEVVGLEIEVVKEYGVISYSNVEEATGPPIMVLLVSLILIVASAILWKKTKWPVFFIGAVVMTVGSAVPINVGSGALTNAFELFLIFTLIWTKRRLISNQLNTK comes from the coding sequence ATGGATACAATTTTATATTTTATATTTGCAGTTTTGTATATAGCACTATTAATCTGGGGACTAATTGGTATAAGAAAGTATGACTTAGCAAAATGGACAAGTGTTATCTATTTAGTCCTCCTGCCTTTGATTTATGATAACGGAATTCTAGCCACAGGTAAGTGGATTGGAGAAGGGGAATTATTGGAAAGACTTAACTTCTCTCGTTTTTGCTTACATGCATTATTTACACCATTACTAGTTTTGTATTCTATAGGAACTTTGCAGGAAAGTGGAATCGAATGGGCAAAGAAAAAGTGGTTAATTACCTTAGGTATTATTTATACGATTGGCTTAATGGTATTAGAATTTTCTATAGAGGTTGTAGGATTGGAAATTGAGGTAGTAAAGGAATACGGGGTCATTAGCTATTCAAATGTAGAAGAAGCTACTGGTCCTCCGATTATGGTGCTATTAGTTTCTCTAATTCTCATTGTAGCAAGTGCAATCTTATGGAAAAAAACAAAATGGCCAGTTTTTTTTATAGGTGCAGTGGTTATGACTGTTGGAAGTGCAGTACCTATTAATGTAGGTAGTGGAGCATTGACGAACGCATTTGAATTATTTTTGATTTTCACTTTGATTTGGACTAAACGACGGTTGATATCAAATCAGCTAAATACTAAATAG
- a CDS encoding alpha/beta hydrolase yields the protein MKYEKVFKTTLAIIGFPLMLANMYSNKKHKVSGLGSLVKINDRLIHTIDTGRNDSKYTVILDAGLSCCSIDWYYIQPKVSEFSQVISFDRAGYGWSSSAKGKYTSENVVEDLIKVLEKINAKPPYILVGHSFGGLNMRLFASKYPEKVAALILIDSVHENRYLSSEWDAERKNIHKKNLRLFRLGYITSSIGIARLLKQPVGRKRFPDPYQKYINYIGYNPKSFEAVYKEFFYSEESAFQLKGSKPLKKELPITVLSSNNNDISWIEHQNLLSNLTNNTIQIKADNSHSIHLENPDIVINTIKEVINELDKKSPFYPDESFN from the coding sequence ATGAAATATGAAAAGGTTTTTAAAACCACGCTTGCAATCATTGGATTTCCATTAATGTTAGCAAATATGTACTCTAATAAGAAACATAAAGTAAGTGGATTAGGTAGTCTAGTGAAAATAAATGATAGATTAATCCATACTATTGATACTGGAAGAAATGATTCGAAATATACAGTAATTTTAGATGCTGGATTAAGTTGTTGTTCAATTGATTGGTATTATATTCAACCAAAAGTTTCTGAGTTTTCGCAGGTTATTTCATTCGATAGGGCAGGATATGGATGGAGCTCATCTGCAAAAGGAAAATATACAAGTGAAAACGTGGTTGAGGATTTGATAAAAGTTTTAGAAAAAATAAACGCAAAACCTCCGTACATATTAGTAGGACATTCATTTGGAGGTTTAAATATGCGATTGTTTGCTAGTAAATATCCAGAGAAAGTGGCAGCTTTAATTTTAATAGATTCAGTACACGAAAATAGATATTTAAGTAGTGAATGGGATGCAGAACGCAAGAACATTCATAAGAAAAACTTGAGGTTATTTAGATTAGGGTATATAACTTCAAGCATAGGTATTGCTAGATTACTTAAACAACCAGTTGGCAGGAAACGTTTTCCAGACCCTTATCAAAAATATATAAACTATATTGGGTATAATCCAAAATCATTCGAAGCTGTATATAAAGAATTTTTTTATAGTGAAGAATCTGCCTTTCAATTAAAAGGGTCAAAACCATTAAAAAAAGAACTACCAATAACTGTTTTAAGTTCTAATAATAATGATATTTCTTGGATAGAACATCAAAATCTTCTTTCAAATTTAACAAATAATACAATTCAAATTAAAGCTGACAATAGCCACTCAATTCATTTAGAAAATCCAGATATTGTAATAAATACTATAAAGGAAGTTATAAACGAACTAGATAAAAAAAGTCCTTTTTATCCTGACGAAAGCTTTAATTAA